One genomic window of Azospirillum sp. TSH58 includes the following:
- a CDS encoding triacylglycerol lipase, with the protein MSRPLCPRGFAVAVLLAWTLLAGGCATPVSVERVDHVAVHQQLTRNVLSAHALSDPTHNVLRRWSLVDRFLTQPENAIADLRAVVVQGHGGADEIFALAEMSFLNAEEQGGRPYYLASALYAYAFLFPGGMDQPPSPYDPRFRLATDLYNRGLTSGLATEDRTGIAIREASHPLPFGELDVAFDPGELVWGGRQLTGFFPVAEVKVHGLDARYRQPGIGAPLAAGTTQSTLAKGFQVAPRVKTPVTALLRIPDPRRQITGGRVRAQLELYPSSETEAVLIDRQPVPLEVEYTSTLAYMLDGVPIWEFEFGGFLRGGLLDKMPSRLVAMEPYRSGRIPVVFVHGTASSPVRWAEMLNDLKSDPRIRDHFQFWFFSYETGNPVPYSALLLRDALQEAVSTLDPSGREPALHEMVVIGHSQGGLLTKMTAVNTGDQLWNAVFRKPPDQLQLDRETRDLLTGALVVKPVPSVKRLVFIATPHGGSYVAGNRISHFVASLVRLPGRILRVTSEIGKLDDATTTLAGQTGFGSVYAMTPGSLLVRTLARTPIAEGVKAHSIIAVRGDGPVETGDDGVVEYKSAHIDGVESEYVVRSGHSTQSNPRTIEEVRRILLLHWDESCTKRNDCGPPGAGAPRVASRTR; encoded by the coding sequence ATGAGCCGACCGCTCTGTCCCAGAGGCTTCGCCGTCGCGGTCCTGCTGGCCTGGACGCTCCTCGCCGGGGGCTGTGCGACGCCGGTCAGTGTCGAGCGCGTGGACCATGTCGCCGTCCACCAGCAGCTCACGCGCAATGTCCTGTCGGCGCACGCGCTCAGCGATCCGACCCACAATGTGCTGCGCCGGTGGTCCCTGGTGGACCGCTTCCTGACGCAGCCGGAAAACGCCATCGCCGACCTCCGCGCGGTGGTCGTGCAAGGGCATGGCGGCGCCGACGAGATCTTCGCCTTGGCCGAGATGTCGTTCCTGAACGCCGAGGAGCAGGGAGGACGGCCCTATTACCTGGCGTCGGCCCTCTACGCCTACGCCTTTCTCTTTCCGGGAGGAATGGACCAGCCGCCCAGCCCCTACGATCCACGGTTCCGGCTGGCCACCGACCTGTACAACCGTGGCCTGACCTCCGGCTTGGCGACGGAGGACAGAACCGGTATCGCCATTCGGGAGGCGAGCCACCCGCTCCCGTTCGGTGAGTTGGACGTGGCCTTCGATCCTGGGGAACTGGTGTGGGGCGGGCGCCAGCTGACCGGCTTCTTTCCGGTCGCCGAGGTGAAGGTTCATGGCCTCGACGCCCGTTATCGCCAGCCCGGCATCGGCGCCCCCTTGGCGGCGGGGACCACGCAGAGCACCCTGGCGAAGGGCTTCCAGGTCGCCCCACGCGTCAAGACGCCCGTGACCGCGCTGCTGCGCATCCCCGATCCCCGGCGCCAGATCACGGGCGGGCGCGTCCGCGCGCAACTCGAACTCTATCCCTCGTCCGAAACCGAAGCGGTGCTGATCGACCGCCAGCCCGTGCCGCTGGAGGTCGAGTACACCTCCACGCTGGCCTACATGCTGGACGGAGTGCCGATCTGGGAATTCGAGTTCGGCGGCTTCCTGCGCGGCGGCCTGCTGGACAAGATGCCGTCCCGTCTGGTCGCCATGGAACCGTACCGGTCCGGCCGCATTCCCGTCGTCTTCGTTCACGGGACGGCGTCGAGCCCGGTGCGCTGGGCCGAGATGCTGAACGATCTGAAGAGCGACCCGCGCATCCGCGACCACTTCCAGTTCTGGTTCTTCAGCTACGAGACGGGCAATCCCGTTCCCTACTCCGCCCTTCTGTTGCGCGACGCGCTGCAGGAGGCGGTGTCCACCCTGGACCCGTCCGGTCGGGAACCGGCGCTGCACGAGATGGTCGTCATCGGGCACAGCCAGGGTGGCCTGCTGACCAAGATGACGGCGGTGAACACGGGTGACCAGCTGTGGAACGCGGTGTTCCGCAAACCGCCCGACCAGCTTCAGCTCGACCGGGAAACGCGCGACCTGCTGACAGGCGCCCTGGTCGTGAAGCCGGTTCCGTCGGTCAAACGCCTCGTCTTCATCGCCACGCCGCACGGCGGCAGCTATGTCGCCGGCAACCGGATCAGCCATTTCGTCGCAAGCCTGGTGCGATTGCCGGGACGCATCCTGAGAGTGACCTCGGAAATCGGCAAGCTGGACGACGCCACCACCACGCTTGCCGGGCAGACAGGGTTTGGCAGCGTCTACGCCATGACCCCCGGCAGCCTTCTGGTCCGGACCCTGGCGCGCACGCCCATCGCCGAGGGGGTCAAGGCGCACTCGATCATCGCGGTGCGCGGTGACGGACCGGTCGAAACCGGCGACGATGGCGTCGTGGAGTACAAGAGCGCCCACATCGACGGGGTCGAATCCGAGTATGTCGTGCGTTCCGGGCACTCGACGCAGTCCAATCCGCGCACGATCGAGGAGGTGCGCCGCATCCTTCTCCTCCATTGGGATGAGTCCTGTACGAAACGCAACGACTGCGGACCGCCGGGCGCCGGCGCCCCGCGCGTCGCAAGCCGGACCCGATGA